The sequence ACCGGACCGTCGCCACAGGAAGGTGCCGACGGCGCTGAGCACGCCCAGCCCGAGGGCCAGCAGGAAGAAGGTGCCGTCGGAGGCGATCCGCGCTTCGCTCTCGGGGCTGCGCAGGAACACCGCCTCACCGTTGGAGACGTACTGCACCCGGGGGGCCAGCCACACCCACAGCAGGCCGAGGAGCAGTCCGGCCACTCCGAGGAGCAGGGCGACGACGGCCCCGTCCCGGATGTCCTCCGGGGTGATCGCCCGCGCGGCGGCTCCCGGCTTCTCGGGCTGGAGCGGCGGCGGGTCGAGGGGGGACTGCGGGGTCACGGCTTCGGTCACCCCCACATCGTGCCAGGTGTGCCCGGCAGCGGCGTCGGCGGACCGTGTCAGCGGACGGCCGCCCGGCGGTACGCCCAGGTCGCGACGGTCAGCGAGAGCACCCCGACGGCCCCGCACACGCCCAGGTCGAAGGCGACGGCGGCCCAGTCCGGATCCGGGGCGAAGGTGCGGGCGAAGGCCTCGACTCCGTACGTGGACGGCAGCAGGTCCCGGGCCCACACGATCACGGCCGGCATCCGCTCCGGCGGCAGCACCCCGAGGAGCAGCGCCGCGGACATGCCGAGCTGCCCCGCGAGGGTGGCCAGCTCCTGTCGGGGGGCCAGCAGTCCCAGCGCCGCGCCGAGCCCGGCCAGCGCGGCTCCGGCCAGCGGTACCACCGCGGCCAGGATCCACAGCCCGCTCATCGGCAGCCCGAACAGCAGGCATCCGAAGACGGCGGTGACCAGGGTCCCCGGCAGGGTGAAGGAGGCGTACGCGGCGGCCGCGCCCAGGACCACCGACGCGGGCGGCACGGGCAGGGTGGCGTAGTGGTCGAGCCCGCCGCCGGCCCGCAGCTGCCCGAAGTACTGGGCGAGCAGGTTCAGGGCGACGAAGGCGACGACGAGGACCGAGGAGCCGGCGACGACGGCGCGGGCCTCGGAGCCCCCGTCGACCACGCCCCGCATGAGGATCATGATGCCGACGGACTGGAAGGTGGCGACGAACAGCAGCGGGATCCGGGCCACCCGGGCCCGGGACAGTTGGGCCCGGTAGACGGCCGCCAGGGAGGGGAAGAATCGCGCGCGGGGCGCCAGCGGCGCGGGCTGCGGTGCCTGTGCGCGGCCTTCGGTGGCGCCCGCCGGCGCGGCGCCCGCCGGGGGTGCCGGCACGGTGTCGGGCGCGAGCACGGCCCGGACCGCCCCCGTCGAACGGTCGCTCACGACTTCACCAGCCCTTTCGTCTTGCCGCCGAGGGCGAGGTACACGTCTTCCAGGCTGGGGGTGGCCAGGGTGAAGTCGTCGAGCGCGGCGAAGGCCGGGCTTCCGGTGACCGAGGCCACCGCCGCCCTCGCCTCGTCCGGGGCCAGCCGGAGCACCCATCGGCGGCCGAACTCGGCGGCCCGGTCGCGCAGTCGGGCGACCTCCGGGACCTCCAGCGGAGCGCTCTCGCGCCACACCAGTTCCAGCCGGACCTCGCCCGAGACGGTGGCCTTCAGGCCGGACGGGGTGTCGCAGGCGATGACCTTGCCCTGGTCGATGACGGCGACCCGGTCCAGGACGGTCTCGGCCTCGATGACGTTGTGGGTGACGAGCAGGACCGTGGCGCCGTGCTGCGCGCGCCTGCGGTCGACGGCGGACCACACGGCGCGCCGGGCGACCGGGTCCATGCCGGTGGTGGGCTCGTCGAGGACCAGGACGGGCCGCTCCCCCGCCAGCGCGGTGGCGAAGCAGGCGAGGCGGCGCTGGCCGCCGGAAAGTTTCTTCAGGGGCCGGCCGGCGATCGGGGCCAGCCCGAGTTCCTCCAGTACGGCGTCGCGCGCGGCCCGGGCGGCGCGGACGTCGAGGCCGCGCAGCCGCCCGGTGGTCTCGACGGCGAGCGCCACCGTGAGCTCGTCCAGGGCGGTGGACTCCTGGCCCAGGTAGGCGAGCAGCCGGGAGGCCCGTTCGGGGTGGCGTACGAGGTCGTGGCCGAGGAGGGTCACGGAGCCGGAGTCGGGCCGCATCAGGCCGGTGAGCTGGCGGACGAGGGTGGACTTGCCGGCGCCGTTGGGGCCGAGCAGGCCGAAGATCTCGCCGCGCCGGACGTCGAGGGAGATCCCGTCGTTGGCGCGGGTCTCGGGCAGGGCGGGAGCGCCGCGCCGGCCGCGTACCGCGGGATACGTCTTGACGAGGTCACGCACCGCGCAGATGACGTCCGGCGCCGCTCCCGCGGCCGCCGCCGTGCTGTTCCCCGCCTGTGCTGTGCCCGTACTCACGAGGGAGCAGCCTACGGGGTTCCCGGCCCTACTCGGCCGTCGGGGTCAGCGGGGCGGTGAGGTCGCCGGGGGTGGATCCGGGCCCGGAGGTGGGTACGGCGGCCACGTGTTCGGCGGCGGCGCGGACGTCGATCTCCCGCCAGAACCCGGCCCGGATGGCGTACCGGTCGTGCTCGTCGATCTGGTCGTCCTTGTGCGCGAGCAGCCCGAACCGGGCGGCGTAGCGCAGGAGTTCGCCGTCGATCCGGTGCGGGATCCGGGGGTACATGGTGGCCAGCTTCTGCAGGTGCACGGTCTCCGGGAGGCGTTCCATCCAGCGTCGGGCGAACACCTGTCCCACCTCGAACGGGTCGCCGCCGACGGTGGTGATGTCCTCCTCGCGGTCGGCCCAGCGCTGTTCGGCGCTGGTGAGTTGGGCGAGGGTGGGCAGCGAGGCGGTCTCGGCGGGCTCGCCCAGCGGGCCGGCCCGGTCGATCCATCCCTTGTCGGAGGACCAGCGCAGGGCGCTGGCGGGGGCGTGGGCGCCGCTCGCCGCGGTCTGCGGGCCGTTCTGCTGGCCGGTGGCGCGCAGGGCGCCGGCCAGGTCCTTGGGCGTGGGGACCGGCTTGCCGCCGGGGGTGGTGGGGGCCGGTACGGGGACTCCGTCGCCGTCCTCCGGTCCGGTGGCGGCGGCGCCGTTGCGGGCGGCCTCGGCGAGCGCGGCCTCGGGCAGCGGGGCCGAGAGGATGGCGGCGATGTCGGGGCGGGGGGCGGGCGGTGGGGAGCACAGTCCGGTGAGGTCCTTGGCGCGGACGGCCCGGGTGATCCAGG comes from Streptomyces virginiae and encodes:
- a CDS encoding NYN domain-containing protein, with the protein product MERVDRCVVLVDAGYLLGAAASLLAGEPSRSRITIDHAALIQGLRERAEADTEQPLLRIYWFDGAPDRVPQPEHRRLRVMPRVTVRLGALTRSDGRWAQKGVDAAMHAELTELARNRACSDVVLVTGDGDLLPGLMSAKEHGVAVHLWAVQAADGDYNQSEDLVAEADERRVLDRAWITRAVRAKDLTGLCSPPPAPRPDIAAILSAPLPEAALAEAARNGAAATGPEDGDGVPVPAPTTPGGKPVPTPKDLAGALRATGQQNGPQTAASGAHAPASALRWSSDKGWIDRAGPLGEPAETASLPTLAQLTSAEQRWADREEDITTVGGDPFEVGQVFARRWMERLPETVHLQKLATMYPRIPHRIDGELLRYAARFGLLAHKDDQIDEHDRYAIRAGFWREIDVRAAAEHVAAVPTSGPGSTPGDLTAPLTPTAE
- a CDS encoding ABC transporter ATP-binding protein → MSTGTAQAGNSTAAAAGAAPDVICAVRDLVKTYPAVRGRRGAPALPETRANDGISLDVRRGEIFGLLGPNGAGKSTLVRQLTGLMRPDSGSVTLLGHDLVRHPERASRLLAYLGQESTALDELTVALAVETTGRLRGLDVRAARAARDAVLEELGLAPIAGRPLKKLSGGQRRLACFATALAGERPVLVLDEPTTGMDPVARRAVWSAVDRRRAQHGATVLLVTHNVIEAETVLDRVAVIDQGKVIACDTPSGLKATVSGEVRLELVWRESAPLEVPEVARLRDRAAEFGRRWVLRLAPDEARAAVASVTGSPAFAALDDFTLATPSLEDVYLALGGKTKGLVKS
- a CDS encoding ABC transporter permease; its protein translation is MSDRSTGAVRAVLAPDTVPAPPAGAAPAGATEGRAQAPQPAPLAPRARFFPSLAAVYRAQLSRARVARIPLLFVATFQSVGIMILMRGVVDGGSEARAVVAGSSVLVVAFVALNLLAQYFGQLRAGGGLDHYATLPVPPASVVLGAAAAYASFTLPGTLVTAVFGCLLFGLPMSGLWILAAVVPLAGAALAGLGAALGLLAPRQELATLAGQLGMSAALLLGVLPPERMPAVIVWARDLLPSTYGVEAFARTFAPDPDWAAVAFDLGVCGAVGVLSLTVATWAYRRAAVR